A window of the Branchiostoma lanceolatum isolate klBraLanc5 chromosome 13, klBraLanc5.hap2, whole genome shotgun sequence genome harbors these coding sequences:
- the LOC136447496 gene encoding uncharacterized protein isoform X2, with the protein MLNARCVHYPLDTIFSYSFQQLEPEAPTRRLVLKSIDNMVYLSLLAFGAVLLVLPTTSRGCSQPIGWHVKTLTQRVFLADIVVHAKALNKTETPGFELYWPEAYAGTMAVYCVLKGGPLPYNITVVEMGYIGGLCTANEVDIDEEYILLLTRRDNSTFLPNDVNIQTAVIPATRDNLDTVALTCGLSNFTLPLGGAANLPEQRGCPTHPNESGEQCLHAGAASHVVVSINTIIFLYSALFALF; encoded by the exons ATGCTTAATGCACGATGTGTGCATTATCCATTGGATACGATTTT CTCCTACAGTTTTCAGCAACTTGAACCTGAGGCACCGACAAGACGTCTAGTGTTGAAGAGCATTGACAACATGGTCTATCTTTCCCTCCTTGCTTTCGGTGCTGTGTTGCTTGTGCTCCCGACAACGTCACGGGGCTGCTCCCAACCCATTGGCTGGCATGTGAAGACACTCACTCAACGTGTCTTTCTAGCTGACATCGTTGTCCATGCTAAAGCCCTGAACAAGACTGAAACACCCG GTTTTGAGTTATACTGGCCAGAAGCATACGCTGGAACCATGGCGGTTTACTGTGTGTTGAAGGGAGGCCCCCTGCCGTACAACATCACAGTGGTCGAGATGGGCTACATAGGAGGATTATGCACTGCCAACGAAG TTGACATCGATGAGGAATATATCCTCCTCCTGACTCGGAGAGACAACAGCACCTTCCTGCCAAACGACGTAAACATCCAAACCGCAGTCATCCCGGCCACCCGAGACAACCTGGATACGGTGGCCCTGACGTGTGGGCTGTCCAACTTCACTCTTCCGCTGGGCGGCGCTGCAAACTTACCGGAGCAGAGGGGTTGCCCCACCCATCCGAATGAGTCCGGAGAACAGTGTTTGCATGCAGGAGCGGCATCACATGTTGTGGTGTCCATAAATACGATAATATTTCTGTACTCTGCGCTTTTCGCATTGTTTTGA
- the LOC136447496 gene encoding uncharacterized protein isoform X3 has product MVYLSLLAFGAVLLVLPTTSRGCSQPIGWHVKTLTQRVFLADIVVHAKALNKTETPGFELYWPEAYAGTMAVYCVLKGGPLPYNITVVEMGYIGGLCTANEVDIDEEYILLLTRRDNSTFLPNDVNIQTAVIPATRDNLDTVALTCGLSNFTLPLGGAANLPEQRGCPTHPNESGEQCLHAGAASHVVVSINTIIFLYSALFALF; this is encoded by the exons ATGGTCTATCTTTCCCTCCTTGCTTTCGGTGCTGTGTTGCTTGTGCTCCCGACAACGTCACGGGGCTGCTCCCAACCCATTGGCTGGCATGTGAAGACACTCACTCAACGTGTCTTTCTAGCTGACATCGTTGTCCATGCTAAAGCCCTGAACAAGACTGAAACACCCG GTTTTGAGTTATACTGGCCAGAAGCATACGCTGGAACCATGGCGGTTTACTGTGTGTTGAAGGGAGGCCCCCTGCCGTACAACATCACAGTGGTCGAGATGGGCTACATAGGAGGATTATGCACTGCCAACGAAG TTGACATCGATGAGGAATATATCCTCCTCCTGACTCGGAGAGACAACAGCACCTTCCTGCCAAACGACGTAAACATCCAAACCGCAGTCATCCCGGCCACCCGAGACAACCTGGATACGGTGGCCCTGACGTGTGGGCTGTCCAACTTCACTCTTCCGCTGGGCGGCGCTGCAAACTTACCGGAGCAGAGGGGTTGCCCCACCCATCCGAATGAGTCCGGAGAACAGTGTTTGCATGCAGGAGCGGCATCACATGTTGTGGTGTCCATAAATACGATAATATTTCTGTACTCTGCGCTTTTCGCATTGTTTTGA
- the LOC136447496 gene encoding uncharacterized protein isoform X1: MLNARCVHYPLDTIFSSYSFQQLEPEAPTRRLVLKSIDNMVYLSLLAFGAVLLVLPTTSRGCSQPIGWHVKTLTQRVFLADIVVHAKALNKTETPGFELYWPEAYAGTMAVYCVLKGGPLPYNITVVEMGYIGGLCTANEVDIDEEYILLLTRRDNSTFLPNDVNIQTAVIPATRDNLDTVALTCGLSNFTLPLGGAANLPEQRGCPTHPNESGEQCLHAGAASHVVVSINTIIFLYSALFALF; the protein is encoded by the exons ATGCTTAATGCACGATGTGTGCATTATCCATTGGATACGATTTT CAGCTCCTACAGTTTTCAGCAACTTGAACCTGAGGCACCGACAAGACGTCTAGTGTTGAAGAGCATTGACAACATGGTCTATCTTTCCCTCCTTGCTTTCGGTGCTGTGTTGCTTGTGCTCCCGACAACGTCACGGGGCTGCTCCCAACCCATTGGCTGGCATGTGAAGACACTCACTCAACGTGTCTTTCTAGCTGACATCGTTGTCCATGCTAAAGCCCTGAACAAGACTGAAACACCCG GTTTTGAGTTATACTGGCCAGAAGCATACGCTGGAACCATGGCGGTTTACTGTGTGTTGAAGGGAGGCCCCCTGCCGTACAACATCACAGTGGTCGAGATGGGCTACATAGGAGGATTATGCACTGCCAACGAAG TTGACATCGATGAGGAATATATCCTCCTCCTGACTCGGAGAGACAACAGCACCTTCCTGCCAAACGACGTAAACATCCAAACCGCAGTCATCCCGGCCACCCGAGACAACCTGGATACGGTGGCCCTGACGTGTGGGCTGTCCAACTTCACTCTTCCGCTGGGCGGCGCTGCAAACTTACCGGAGCAGAGGGGTTGCCCCACCCATCCGAATGAGTCCGGAGAACAGTGTTTGCATGCAGGAGCGGCATCACATGTTGTGGTGTCCATAAATACGATAATATTTCTGTACTCTGCGCTTTTCGCATTGTTTTGA
- the LOC136447497 gene encoding coiled-coil domain-containing protein 3-like produces the protein MSSISLLALAAVLLFLPKSLGCSLTEDWRPISYRQRLVQAEIVVHAKVLNKTETPGYEDMWPHTYAGLFEVYCVLKGGPLQYNITVVEIGGPTTCSRTEVDVGEEYILLLTRREHDVLAPHEVNTQTAAIPATQDNLDMVALTCGLQNFTIPLGGAANLPEQRGCPTHPNESGEQCVYVGMASHVVMSTTLSLMSALLTRVFGLLEVAL, from the exons ATGTCGTCTATCTCCTTGCTTGCCCTCGCCGCCGTTCTGCTGTTCCTCCCAAAGTCACTAGGGTGCTCCCTGACTGAGGACTGGCGCCCCATTAGCTACCGTCAGCGGCTGGTTCAGGCTGAAATTGTGGTCCATGCCAAAGTGTTGAACAAGACTGAGACGCCTG GCTATGAGGATATGTGGCCGCACACATATGCTGGACTTTTTGAGGTGTACTGCGTGTTGAAGGGAGGTCCACTACAATACAACATTACAGTTGTGGAGATAGGGGGACCCACAACATGCAGCAGGACAGAAG TTGACGTTGGAGAGGAGTATATCCTCCTCCTGACACGGAGAGAACATGATGTCCTTGCTCCACACGAGGTGAACACCCAGACCGCGGCCATCCCGGCTACACAGGACAACCTGGACATGGTCGCCCTGACGTGTGGGCTGCAGAACTTCACTATTCCGCTGGGCGGCGCTGCAAACTTGCCGGAGCAGAGGGGTTGCCCCACCCATCCAAATGAGTCCGGAGaacagtgtgtgtatgtggggaTGGCGTCACATGTTGTGATGTCTACAACTCTATCTCTGATGTCCGCTTTACTTACCCGTGTCTTTGGCCTGTTGGAAGTTGCTCTGTAG
- the LOC136447495 gene encoding uncharacterized protein has protein sequence MLTIQEVTMKITLVLAVLSAVLVVHCKNFEEMDKKIFLGEDGQSVVVLDNVLSDEAVSALLMYASVFTKWEYTHVTSSPEMFQKPPFISPLSGEMMEKTSLWEAVEDTLEKLTGKQEEYYPYDIHSAILRRYDRLQPKAHCEDGDFMAKMYLNQYVGKNDYGHLTLYNGKHGNVTNTLTAVHPKQGRLVIWPCSVPAIEHPPSMGYKQLLHVLTLKITTNEGKFREYQKQVEGFKLLSDENEKAPFALSHGEKLQKEVTDLDLDKLQTQRFYDSRGRVIAVYDDVVGEEDLESLHSYVNNMFQFLMYSPHDTGLLEDNDNVQWITALNVESFVKSRMWNIVSRVADHVSNRTNWYPYDVAMNVIRSADYTRIHEDCEIDEYEYTFLLYLNKDWESNKYGETVFVEYVEDDTWGGKLGPGGEQYEMVAAVRPRYGRIVIFRNIIPHSARPPVGTFDGARYTFAVKVAQTRTRAIAKTLMEAMEFVPAQDEEGEQLVEQLKRREFDRPRQDVPTDFLDSKLQEAMEHRKNFIQGIREKAEDILMTKD, from the exons ATGTTGACAATCCAAGAAGTAACCATGAAGATAACTCTAGTGTTAGCAGTGTTATCTGCAGTTTTAGTGGTCCACTGCAAGAATTTTGAAGAAATGgacaagaaaatatttctggGTGAAGATGGCCAGTCAGTTGTTGTCTTGGACAATGTCCTGTCAGATGAAGCCGTGTCTGCGTTGTTGATGTACGCCTCAGTCTTCACCAAGTGGGAGTACACGCACGTCACATCGTCACCAGAAATGTTCCAGAAACCCCCTTTCATATCCCCGCTGTCGGGAGAGATGATGGAGAAGACGTCGTTATGGGAGGCAGTCGAAGACACACTGGAGAAGTTAACGGGGAAACAGGAGGAGTACTATCCTTATGACATCCACTCGGCAATTCTGCGCAGATACGACAGGCTGCAGCCGAAGGCTCACTGTGAAGACGGGGACTTTATGGCAAAAATGTACCTAAACCAGTATGTGGGTAAAAATGACTACGGCCACCTGACGCTGTATAATGGGAAACACGGTAATGTTACGAACACTTTGACAGCTGTGCATCCAAAACAAGGTCGTCTGGTGATTTGGCCATGTTCTGTGCCAGCAATTGAGCACCCTCCCTCCATGGGATATAAGCAGCTGCTGCACGTGCTAACTCTGAAGATAACTACCAATGAAGGAAAGTTTAGGGAGTACCAGAAGCAGGTGGAAGGGTTCAAATTGCTGAGCGATGAGAATGAGAAAGCTCCCTTTGCCTTGAGCCATGGAGAAAAGTTACAGAAGGAAGTTACAGACTTGGACTTAGACAAATTGCAGACGCAAAG GTTCTATGACAGTAGAGGGCGTGTGATTGCAGTTTATGATGATGTGGTAGGAGAAGAAGACCTGGAGTCCCTCCACTCCTACGTTAACAACATGTTCCAGTTCTTAATGTACAGCCCACATGACACTGGGCTGTTAGAAGACAATGACAACGTCCAGTGGATCACAGCGTTAAAT GTTGAGAGTTTTGTGAAGAGTCGGATGTGGAACATCGTCAGTCGTGTCGCCGACCACGTCAGCAACAGGACGAACTGGTACCCGTACGACGTGGCGATGAACGTGATTCGCAGTGCAGACTACACCAGGATCCACGAGGACTGTGAGATAGACGAGTACGAATACACCTTCCTGCTGTATCTCAACAAGGACTGGGAG TCAAACAAGTACGGAGAGACCGTGTTTGTAGAGTATGTTGAGGATGACACGTGGGGTGGCAAGCTTGGACCAGGGGGCGAGCAATATGAGATGGTCGCAGCAGTTCGACCCCGCTACGGCAGGATTGTCATTTTTAGG AACATCATTCCACATTCCGCACGACCCCCAGTTGGCACGTTTGACGGAGCCCGCTACACTTTTGCAGTGAAAGTCGCGCAGACGCGTACCAGGGCCATCGCCAAGACCCTGATGGAGGCCATGGAGTTTGTTCCAGCGCAGGATGAGGAGGGGGAACAACTGGTGGAACAGCTGAAGAGGAGAGAATTTGACCGCCCAAGACAAG ATGTACCAACTGACTTCTTGGACAGCAAGCTACAGGAGGCCATGGAACATAGGAAGAACTTCATACAGGGCATCCGAGAAAAGGCAGAAGACATTCTCATGACTAAAGATTAG